In the genome of Dermacentor variabilis isolate Ectoservices chromosome 5, ASM5094787v1, whole genome shotgun sequence, one region contains:
- the LOC142583501 gene encoding uncharacterized protein LOC142583501 has product MLALLNDQDTYVRLTRDPTLKVQRDFQTLLADVFRFVAPERKSLYFKLLCHNGAAPALYGLPKVHKPNVPLHPIVDYTRSPLYKLSAYLHQLLAPLVGKSSTHVSNSCDFIEKVRDVSLDDDEVMVSFDVVSLFTSIPTDLAVEACTSALESDRTLPDRSPIDVPDVKRLLCFCLGNTYFCFDNIFYRASSDSSLPLDSYIHCIIE; this is encoded by the exons ATGTTGGCTCTGCTTAATGACCAGGACACTTACGTCCGGCTCACTCGGGACCCGACCTTGAAGGTTCAGAGGGACTTCCAGACTCTCCTGGCTGACGTGTTCCGCTTCGTAGCTCCCGAGCGCAAGTCTTTGTATTTCAAGCTTCTCTGTCATAACGGTGCTGCACCTGCACTTTATGGCCTACCAAAGGTTCATAAGCCTAACGTCCCCCTACATCCAATCGTCGACTACACTCGCTCCCCTCTCTACAAATTGTCCGCATACCTGCACCAGCTTCTGGCTCCACTCGTCGGGAAGAGCTCCACGCACGTGAGCAACTCCTGTGACTTTATTGAAAAAGTTCGTGACGTGTCTCTagacgacgacgaggtgatggtttCGTTCGACGTGGTATCGCTGTTTACCTCAATTCCGACTGACTTGGCTGTGGAAGCATGCACCTCTGCTCTGGAATCTGACAGGACCTTGCCAGACAGGTCGCCCATTGACGTTCCCGACGTCAAGAGGCTCCTCTGTTTTTGCCTTGGAAACACGTACTTCTGTTTCGACAACATCTTCTACAG GGCGAGCAGTGATTCTTCACTACCACTCGACAGCTACATCCACTGCATCATCGAGTGA